A portion of the Desulfurobacterium atlanticum genome contains these proteins:
- a CDS encoding LPP20 family lipoprotein has protein sequence MKVRKVLAAAMVGLIAVVAGCGGGKPTPKTTVEVSFPWDDYCNKYSNIEGGLAVCKCNFAMDIEEAQIAREESVADARSELARLLEVKVMTMVKRYKNRTVAGKKRYMGSTFEEVAKQVAKQYLRGTRVINSKTFRADDGRYVVCAVVALQPHTVKQMIKEMAQKMELSPRDEDILYQEFKAYKAQQELEKEMQKY, from the coding sequence ATGAAAGTAAGAAAGGTTTTAGCTGCTGCTATGGTTGGTCTTATTGCTGTTGTTGCAGGATGTGGAGGGGGGAAGCCTACTCCTAAAACAACAGTGGAAGTTTCTTTCCCGTGGGATGATTACTGCAATAAGTATTCTAACATTGAAGGAGGACTTGCGGTTTGTAAATGTAACTTTGCCATGGATATAGAAGAAGCACAGATAGCAAGAGAAGAATCTGTAGCTGATGCAAGGAGCGAACTTGCAAGGTTACTTGAAGTGAAAGTTATGACTATGGTTAAAAGGTATAAAAACAGAACTGTAGCTGGTAAAAAACGTTATATGGGAAGCACATTTGAAGAAGTGGCCAAGCAGGTTGCCAAACAGTACTTAAGAGGAACAAGGGTAATCAACTCCAAAACGTTCAGGGCTGATGATGGAAGATATGTTGTTTGTGCGGTTGTAGCTCTTCAACCTCATACCGTTAAACAGATGATTAAGGAGATGGCTCAGAAAATGGAGCTTTCACCAAGAGATGAGGATATTCTCTATCAGGAGTTTAAAGCTTATAAGGCTCAGCAGGAGCTTGAAAAGGAGATGCAGAAGTATTAA
- a CDS encoding energy transducer TonB translates to MSTFLQSKNRLLLFTLILSLLIHFLILKFIDANRNPAGKLITLNGDKTKIAVKIKQKAISNTEKQTDNKQGIEKKHQTKPIKKKSKVKKAKIKRKTSDKKDKNKTHQKPQKKTQISNVKKQIRKPEKETNHKEEKKEQKMEAINREKNNLSVESKKEENRKTTKGGSLFSFLNWKNMYIKEVINSLDKNKQYPELAKEMGIQGTVKLVLTIDRNGNVEKIEVAESSGFPILDKNAVKTVKKSKFPPFPPEVKKEKMKINIYITYKINGED, encoded by the coding sequence ATGTCAACCTTCTTACAATCAAAAAATAGACTCTTACTCTTCACATTAATACTATCCTTATTAATTCACTTTTTAATTTTAAAGTTTATAGATGCTAATAGAAATCCAGCAGGAAAACTTATCACTTTAAATGGAGATAAAACTAAAATAGCTGTAAAGATAAAACAGAAAGCTATCAGCAATACAGAAAAGCAAACAGACAATAAGCAAGGAATAGAAAAAAAACATCAAACTAAACCTATAAAAAAGAAAAGTAAAGTAAAGAAAGCAAAAATCAAGAGAAAAACGTCTGATAAAAAAGACAAAAACAAGACTCATCAAAAACCTCAAAAGAAAACTCAAATATCAAATGTAAAAAAGCAGATAAGAAAACCAGAGAAAGAAACAAATCATAAAGAAGAAAAAAAAGAACAAAAGATGGAAGCTATAAACAGAGAGAAAAATAATTTATCAGTAGAATCTAAAAAAGAAGAAAATAGAAAAACTACCAAAGGCGGCTCTCTTTTTTCCTTTTTAAACTGGAAAAACATGTATATAAAAGAGGTAATTAACTCACTTGATAAAAACAAACAGTATCCAGAATTAGCAAAAGAGATGGGCATTCAAGGAACTGTAAAACTTGTTCTTACAATAGATAGAAACGGAAATGTGGAAAAAATAGAAGTAGCAGAATCTTCAGGTTTTCCTATTCTTGATAAAAACGCTGTTAAAACGGTAAAAAAGAGTAAGTTTCCTCCATTTCCGCCTGAAGTGAAAAAGGAAAAGATGAAAATAAATATTTACATCACGTATAAAATAAATGGGGAGGATTAA
- a CDS encoding MotA/TolQ/ExbB proton channel family protein — protein MELLAKSGFIGYVLLLLSITTFAVFLERVFVLNRFYKQVKKQGFKKELMQTIKDIENKTPEVIENLLSLKGAKIIAECERRVSFIKLASSIAPLLGLLGTVIGMIEAFHNVAGSGYSVNPAQLADGIWTALLTTAEGLCVAIPAYFGYFYLTGIIDKIELALKEDMEEVLIEVYGDRVQKKER, from the coding sequence ATGGAACTACTTGCAAAAAGTGGATTTATAGGATACGTTTTACTGCTTCTTTCAATAACTACATTTGCAGTTTTTCTTGAAAGGGTATTTGTTTTAAACAGATTTTACAAACAGGTAAAAAAGCAGGGATTTAAAAAAGAGCTGATGCAAACCATTAAGGATATAGAAAATAAAACTCCTGAAGTAATAGAAAATCTTTTATCACTTAAAGGTGCCAAAATAATAGCCGAATGTGAAAGGAGGGTGAGTTTTATAAAATTAGCATCATCCATAGCTCCCCTCCTTGGACTTCTTGGAACTGTCATAGGAATGATAGAGGCTTTTCACAATGTAGCTGGAAGTGGATACAGTGTCAATCCCGCTCAGCTTGCTGATGGGATATGGACAGCTCTTTTAACCACTGCAGAAGGACTATGTGTAGCGATTCCTGCCTATTTTGGATATTTTTATCTAACAGGAATAATTGACAAAATAGAGCTTGCCCTTAAAGAGGATATGGAAGAGGTACTTATAGAGGTTTACGGTGATAGAGTTCAGAAAAAAGAAAGATGA
- a CDS encoding PEGA domain-containing protein: protein MRAYFLAILSLLLSLFSCVSANQNVSAKTNTSVKDPEIRAVEEKAEKAFNELEGEFKSEEKEYQYPVDSEKTESRQNNESQNNTPAVKKEKPVTLKGRVIFKECAFGKNKTEARATALKRISQDIISNVSAVEVVKKQLKNRKITREYFSSTLIGTETLLKGVFFEDRGRKKEGYEVCAVLTDEGVRQTVDYLKSFLKRDLSALSKDELRELKKKAFLLISIAEAVNDKKNVNFALKKIGEIDKYLNYGRLVVITVPEDAVVKVDGKVYRAGKTILLKPDREYFVEIARKGYKSVREKIYLSRGEKKTISLELPKKISFSVPVVLKIDFDYARPIVEKLLIDSGFIVTNSAPNVLDIKIRDFKTKVKGYEKHELEVVATLLSNGKPVVMKRGKMKPFFTTDQTHDTILKEKAEKLVKAVINSLLNSVDTEKLSK from the coding sequence ATGAGGGCGTATTTTTTAGCTATCTTGAGCTTATTATTATCACTGTTTTCCTGTGTTTCTGCAAATCAAAATGTATCTGCAAAAACAAATACAAGTGTTAAGGACCCTGAAATCAGGGCTGTAGAAGAGAAAGCAGAGAAAGCTTTTAATGAGCTTGAGGGAGAATTTAAGTCTGAAGAAAAAGAGTATCAGTATCCTGTAGATTCTGAAAAAACAGAATCCAGGCAAAATAATGAGTCTCAAAATAACACTCCTGCTGTTAAAAAAGAAAAACCTGTTACTTTAAAAGGCAGGGTTATTTTTAAAGAGTGTGCTTTCGGCAAAAATAAAACTGAGGCAAGGGCTACAGCTTTAAAGAGAATCTCTCAGGATATCATTTCAAATGTAAGTGCTGTGGAAGTTGTGAAAAAACAGCTTAAAAACAGGAAGATTACAAGGGAGTATTTTTCTTCCACTTTAATAGGAACAGAAACTCTTTTAAAGGGGGTTTTCTTTGAAGATAGAGGAAGGAAAAAGGAAGGGTATGAAGTTTGTGCTGTTTTAACAGATGAAGGAGTAAGGCAGACGGTAGATTATCTCAAGTCCTTTTTAAAAAGAGACCTTTCAGCACTGTCAAAAGATGAGCTTAGAGAGCTAAAAAAGAAAGCATTTCTTCTTATATCTATAGCTGAAGCAGTAAACGATAAAAAGAATGTAAACTTTGCACTTAAAAAAATTGGAGAGATAGATAAATACTTAAACTACGGAAGACTTGTGGTCATCACTGTTCCTGAGGACGCGGTTGTTAAAGTGGATGGTAAAGTTTACAGAGCCGGTAAAACAATTCTCTTAAAGCCTGATAGAGAGTATTTTGTTGAGATAGCCAGAAAGGGTTATAAGTCTGTTAGAGAGAAAATATACCTGTCCAGAGGGGAGAAAAAAACAATTTCCCTTGAACTTCCAAAGAAAATTTCATTCTCGGTGCCTGTTGTGTTGAAAATAGATTTTGATTACGCAAGGCCGATAGTTGAAAAGCTGCTTATTGATAGTGGATTTATAGTTACAAACAGTGCTCCAAATGTTCTTGATATAAAAATAAGAGATTTTAAAACCAAAGTTAAAGGTTATGAAAAACATGAACTTGAAGTTGTTGCAACCCTTCTTTCAAACGGTAAACCTGTTGTTATGAAAAGAGGAAAGATGAAGCCGTTTTTCACAACCGATCAAACTCACGATACGATTTTGAAAGAGAAAGCTGAAAAGCTTGTTAAAGCTGTGATTAACAGCCTTTTAAACAGTGTTGATACTGAAAAGCTTTCAAAATAA
- a CDS encoding FecR domain-containing protein, with protein sequence MIRKIFLVLLLFTLPAGAVTAGRITDFEGKVKIFEDTFLGKKVTNVPFKFGFNSKIKTYSSSRAFIDFGFSKLLLLEKSVLTVKNRGDVYQEEGEVIYSVKRYGNVKGFFVKTPVSIIGVKGTEFIIAVGSVDSVKVGLKKGFLSIRSVEEPFKVYKAVVEDEFSKFKKEFENYKKKQVDEFEAYKRKLKEEFLFYAKEFTISAGKSLVIKGNKVVIQDTIPLKMKEKFKLFEKFFRRGE encoded by the coding sequence ATGATAAGGAAAATTTTTTTAGTTCTTTTACTTTTTACACTTCCTGCCGGTGCGGTAACCGCCGGCAGGATTACTGATTTTGAAGGAAAAGTTAAGATTTTTGAAGATACTTTTTTAGGCAAAAAAGTTACGAATGTTCCGTTTAAGTTTGGTTTTAACTCAAAAATTAAAACCTATTCATCGTCAAGAGCTTTCATAGATTTTGGCTTTTCAAAACTGCTGCTTCTTGAAAAAAGCGTCTTAACAGTGAAGAATAGAGGTGATGTTTATCAGGAAGAAGGAGAGGTAATTTATTCTGTTAAAAGGTACGGGAATGTAAAAGGGTTTTTCGTAAAAACTCCTGTTTCTATAATAGGGGTTAAGGGAACAGAATTTATAATAGCTGTGGGCTCTGTTGATAGTGTTAAGGTTGGGTTGAAAAAAGGATTTCTCTCTATACGCTCTGTGGAAGAACCTTTTAAAGTTTACAAGGCTGTAGTAGAAGATGAGTTTTCCAAATTTAAAAAAGAGTTTGAAAATTATAAAAAAAAGCAGGTAGATGAGTTTGAAGCTTACAAAAGGAAGTTAAAAGAAGAGTTTCTGTTTTATGCAAAGGAGTTTACAATTTCAGCTGGTAAGTCTCTTGTGATAAAAGGAAACAAAGTGGTTATTCAGGACACTATTCCTTTAAAAATGAAAGAAAAATTTAAGCTTTTTGAAAAGTTTTTCAGGAGGGGAGAATGA
- a CDS encoding DUF6175 family protein, which translates to MRKFILFSLLGLIVTSCASSGGQKQVCTIPSSVEPLSREAQFVESTSTAEYVILASGKGCNVSQAKQDAKKAAIWFVLYAGDRPLLQTSKEKRRAKGVVAEILSNPDRYIRWSSAPKSKRKEGPYVVMSYLFKVDVASIKNTLLDAGVIASTEEISEEVGLPFIAVLPESDDEFSKFAVTVIEEYLQDRDYEVYVPEDETQVSNIIKTVAALEGKTDPYYMEALQVGSDIFVKVKTNVWKVNKYGRTFLKASAKAKAYETATGKLLGASTGFSPERNVTSPEAVVQEATNDLADKITRQIRKAWIKEAKKGKPFKVVVFSNESEFRNVDKALYRLFRKLSKRPVKRLAAGKSAATYVVYVKGVPNAYELFLTLEESYSGPGKIEKVLDTGSLLIIKAGSSTEDIVIE; encoded by the coding sequence ATGAGAAAGTTTATTCTTTTTTCTTTGCTGGGTCTTATTGTAACTTCCTGTGCCTCTTCAGGCGGACAGAAACAGGTTTGCACGATACCTTCTTCAGTAGAACCTCTTTCCAGAGAAGCTCAGTTTGTTGAGTCCACAAGCACTGCTGAGTATGTGATTCTTGCTTCTGGAAAAGGGTGTAACGTTTCACAGGCAAAACAGGATGCAAAAAAAGCAGCTATATGGTTTGTTCTTTATGCAGGTGATAGACCGCTGCTTCAAACTTCAAAGGAGAAAAGAAGAGCTAAGGGAGTTGTTGCTGAAATACTTTCAAATCCTGATAGATATATAAGGTGGAGTAGTGCTCCAAAGTCAAAAAGGAAAGAGGGCCCTTACGTTGTTATGAGTTATCTTTTCAAGGTTGATGTTGCTTCCATTAAAAACACTTTACTTGATGCCGGGGTTATCGCTTCAACAGAAGAGATTTCTGAAGAAGTTGGGTTGCCGTTTATAGCCGTTCTTCCCGAATCTGATGATGAGTTTTCAAAATTTGCGGTGACAGTTATAGAAGAATATCTGCAGGATAGGGATTATGAGGTTTATGTGCCAGAAGATGAAACTCAGGTAAGTAACATTATTAAAACAGTGGCAGCACTTGAAGGTAAAACAGACCCTTACTATATGGAAGCATTGCAGGTGGGTAGTGATATTTTTGTAAAGGTTAAGACCAATGTCTGGAAGGTAAATAAGTATGGAAGAACTTTTCTGAAAGCTTCTGCAAAGGCAAAAGCTTACGAAACAGCAACCGGAAAACTTCTTGGTGCTTCAACAGGATTTTCACCAGAGAGAAACGTAACATCTCCTGAGGCGGTTGTTCAGGAGGCAACAAATGACCTTGCTGATAAAATTACCCGTCAGATAAGAAAAGCCTGGATAAAGGAAGCGAAAAAAGGAAAACCGTTTAAAGTTGTTGTATTCTCTAATGAGAGTGAATTCAGAAATGTTGATAAGGCACTTTACAGACTTTTCAGAAAACTTTCTAAAAGACCTGTTAAAAGGCTTGCAGCTGGAAAGTCGGCCGCTACATACGTGGTATATGTTAAGGGAGTGCCGAACGCTTATGAGCTGTTTTTAACCCTTGAAGAGTCTTACTCTGGACCGGGAAAAATTGAAAAGGTTCTTGATACAGGTTCTTTACTGATTATTAAGGCTGGTTCTTCAACTGAAGATATTGTTATAGAATAA
- a CDS encoding murein transglycosylase domain-containing protein → MKRLLTFTVAFILSISTVYGESFQDFQKNLSNEFLSFRDNGFKEYKKRIDEEFRLYKKILNEEFEKYKREIGKYWSQPVLPSQKVFVQYSKDFRKRTIVDFQNSTIKVEILNPGNNYKKQLKEALKEIVVEDVKTAFNKNPVFVNVEKRLKKRKLKNIALSKVKKEKIVGDVLTGKENISNHEADRIAENILKKGKIKKLREKKGRKKIVLTYSFPKNRIVIKAKKYRDIVHRYSKRYRIDVPLIFSIIHTESSFNPMAVSHIPAYGLMQIVPQTAGRDVTKNIFGKPMLLTPSYLFNSENNINIGSGYLYLLYYKYFAGVKNPKSRLFCSIAAYNGGPGGVARAFTGTTNLRRAIKVINRMSPEQVYETLRKRLPMRETREYLRKVYSKIYLYKNF, encoded by the coding sequence ATGAAAAGGCTATTAACCTTTACGGTGGCATTTATTCTTTCCATTTCAACTGTTTATGGAGAGAGCTTCCAGGATTTTCAAAAAAATTTGAGTAATGAATTTTTATCATTCAGAGACAATGGATTTAAAGAGTACAAAAAAAGAATAGATGAAGAGTTTCGCTTATATAAAAAGATTCTTAATGAGGAGTTTGAAAAGTATAAAAGAGAGATTGGGAAGTACTGGAGTCAACCTGTTTTGCCGTCTCAAAAGGTTTTTGTTCAATACAGCAAAGATTTTAGAAAGAGGACAATCGTTGATTTCCAGAACAGCACAATTAAAGTGGAAATTCTAAATCCCGGCAATAACTACAAAAAGCAGCTAAAAGAAGCCTTAAAAGAGATAGTAGTTGAGGATGTTAAAACAGCTTTTAACAAAAATCCAGTGTTTGTTAATGTTGAAAAAAGACTAAAGAAACGGAAACTTAAAAATATAGCACTATCAAAGGTTAAAAAAGAGAAAATAGTTGGAGATGTTCTAACAGGAAAGGAAAACATATCTAACCATGAGGCGGATAGAATTGCTGAAAACATATTAAAAAAAGGAAAAATAAAAAAACTTAGAGAGAAAAAAGGTAGAAAGAAGATTGTTCTTACATATTCTTTTCCTAAAAATAGAATAGTGATAAAGGCAAAAAAGTATAGAGATATTGTTCATAGGTATTCTAAGAGATACCGGATAGATGTTCCTTTGATCTTCTCCATTATACATACAGAAAGCAGCTTTAACCCTATGGCAGTCTCCCACATTCCAGCTTACGGACTGATGCAGATTGTTCCTCAAACTGCCGGCAGGGATGTCACTAAGAATATTTTTGGAAAACCTATGCTTCTTACACCTTCCTACCTTTTCAACAGTGAAAATAATATAAATATAGGAAGTGGTTATCTTTACCTGCTGTATTACAAATATTTTGCTGGAGTGAAAAATCCTAAAAGCAGGCTTTTCTGTTCTATCGCTGCTTACAATGGAGGACCAGGAGGGGTTGCAAGAGCGTTTACAGGGACAACAAATTTGAGAAGAGCTATAAAGGTTATAAACAGAATGTCACCCGAGCAGGTTTATGAAACTTTACGTAAACGTTTACCTATGAGAGAGACAAGAGAGTATCTTAGAAAAGTTTATAGTAAAATATATTTATATAAAAACTTTTAG
- a CDS encoding carboxypeptidase regulatory-like domain-containing protein, translated as MKGVKPFLRLLLLVILIPFILGCFPSEDNKESEPTTDVSSESSSYTIEKSSGKIKFEVENINYMNGTLIATPDKVKYAIENSIENTNNTFSNIITYENSTVIIDNVTPSSNISITFLTENKTEGFQLNNISVKESETVDLGKISLTKTYNMTLEVQTNKYESLLLNIPELLIKNRKILPNTTETIQNIPEGCYLVAISDINGNVIFFKYIKVPEESDITVTLDDFISSSKIKGTIQDEDGNPISEAIITLQPSKGNFLLNLSDSAGKFEFKNVAIGSYTLSVRKEGFVPVEKEINISEYGSDLNIGNITLKKETTTGSVMGYVFLPGEDTNAGTIIGYEKVGDSSQIETKAYTSKSDGFFLIKNLPEGEYKLNITPTKDYFKTKTITFTIIKGDTTFITEPIILERQLGSISGTLTLPSSDTLFSIDINIYNSNNNELLKTYHFYDINPQTPFNFILNNIPAGYDGYILSISGRDGEGNSLKEENIFINSISPGETYTVSYPIEIEYIDPNPPEITYTKFLNLDNPKVSVCNETTKTCFLNPENRLNIEVAATDDDGDLINYNFYSNAGVWLYKNPTTGKAILKLPDEGGIYTLTIEATSNSRKDIATYTLNVNHYPEIDILSPSESELTKLNPKTYSANEEVKIVTSIFDLEDSVENLSIQWFSDLQGLLSTNTTTLEKVLLPGIHRIEISATDSNGLLSKKEIYVKVNPIDYVWLKEPDIPYLKLYTTSDGIYLNDKFQIPEATTDKTLIFESPNETIASVNNNGTITANKSGTAIIKIHSQETDENNKPLYEYQIVTRVLGDLDSEENKTLSSGQIKQIRVQTAKLSDIDGDGFVEDYIPIKLHFPAPGKYEILMFDKKLLIDDSYVEGQIYLNNGPATGTTINTEGAIELEVVNPSDNYELRLYPKNTNYETDCDLLLKIGIFPSEEIPASFPETQIYAVWDGNLEPNDVPATAYPLQLGKSIVTNVNLFSYDTADYYVLKNLTEDTYTVTVTVLEGTDSSYSYNGYVYVELYDPLGNKVDSYKVADDDSPDPGDSLTFTFKVITQGDYKIKVYRGNNRLTYYSLVVYPSVENGLIQDAEGEPNNSLPTATPINLSETIQGKVNFESYDTADYYVLKNLTEDTYTVTVTVLEGTDSSYSYNGYVYVELYDPLGNKVDSYKVADDDSPDPGDSLTFTFKVITQGDYKIKVYRGNNRLTYYSLVVEK; from the coding sequence ATGAAAGGAGTAAAGCCGTTTCTAAGACTTTTACTTCTTGTAATTTTAATACCATTCATACTTGGATGCTTTCCATCTGAAGATAATAAAGAATCTGAACCGACAACTGATGTTTCCTCTGAAAGTTCCTCTTACACTATAGAAAAATCCAGCGGAAAAATAAAGTTTGAGGTTGAAAACATCAACTATATGAATGGAACACTTATCGCAACCCCGGACAAAGTAAAATATGCAATAGAAAACTCAATAGAAAATACAAATAACACTTTTTCAAACATAATAACTTATGAAAACAGTACGGTAATAATTGATAACGTTACACCTTCCTCCAACATTTCAATAACATTTCTGACAGAAAATAAAACAGAAGGATTTCAGTTAAATAACATATCTGTAAAGGAGTCTGAAACGGTAGACCTTGGGAAAATTTCTCTAACCAAAACTTACAATATGACATTAGAAGTGCAAACAAATAAGTATGAAAGCCTTCTTCTAAATATTCCGGAACTTCTTATAAAAAACAGGAAAATTTTGCCAAATACAACAGAAACTATTCAAAACATTCCTGAAGGATGCTATTTAGTAGCAATATCAGATATTAATGGAAATGTTATTTTCTTTAAATATATTAAAGTTCCTGAAGAAAGTGACATAACAGTAACTCTGGATGACTTTATTAGTTCTTCAAAAATAAAAGGAACTATTCAAGATGAAGACGGAAACCCAATAAGTGAAGCAATAATAACACTCCAGCCCTCAAAAGGAAATTTCCTTTTAAATCTATCAGATAGTGCAGGAAAGTTTGAATTTAAAAATGTTGCCATAGGTTCTTATACATTATCTGTCAGAAAAGAAGGATTTGTCCCAGTAGAAAAAGAGATAAATATCTCTGAATACGGTTCAGATTTAAATATAGGGAATATTACACTTAAAAAGGAAACTACTACAGGAAGTGTAATGGGGTATGTTTTTCTTCCAGGTGAAGATACCAATGCAGGAACAATTATAGGATATGAAAAAGTTGGAGATAGCAGTCAAATAGAAACTAAAGCATATACCTCAAAGTCGGATGGTTTCTTTTTAATAAAGAACCTCCCTGAAGGAGAATATAAACTCAACATCACTCCCACTAAAGATTATTTTAAAACGAAAACAATTACATTTACTATTATCAAAGGAGATACCACATTTATCACAGAACCAATAATACTTGAAAGGCAACTGGGGTCAATTAGCGGAACTTTAACTCTTCCTTCTTCTGATACTCTGTTTTCTATTGATATAAACATATATAACTCAAATAATAATGAACTTTTAAAAACGTATCACTTTTACGATATCAATCCACAAACCCCTTTTAACTTTATATTAAACAACATTCCTGCCGGTTACGATGGATATATTTTGTCAATATCAGGAAGAGATGGAGAAGGAAATAGTCTTAAAGAAGAAAATATTTTTATAAATTCCATTTCCCCCGGAGAAACTTATACGGTATCTTACCCAATAGAAATAGAGTATATAGACCCGAATCCCCCAGAAATTACCTATACAAAATTTTTAAACCTTGATAACCCGAAAGTTTCAGTATGTAATGAAACAACAAAAACGTGTTTTTTAAATCCTGAAAATCGCTTAAATATAGAAGTTGCAGCTACAGATGATGATGGAGATTTAATAAATTACAACTTTTATTCAAATGCAGGAGTATGGCTCTATAAAAATCCAACTACTGGAAAAGCAATATTGAAACTACCAGATGAAGGTGGAATATACACTTTAACTATAGAGGCTACTTCAAACTCCAGAAAAGATATCGCCACATACACTTTAAATGTCAACCATTATCCTGAAATAGATATACTTTCACCATCAGAATCAGAACTTACAAAATTAAATCCTAAAACATACAGTGCTAATGAAGAAGTTAAAATAGTAACCTCTATTTTTGATTTAGAAGATTCTGTGGAAAATTTAAGTATCCAGTGGTTTTCCGACTTACAAGGTTTATTATCAACCAACACAACAACTCTTGAAAAAGTGCTACTTCCGGGTATTCACCGAATAGAAATCTCTGCCACCGATTCAAACGGTTTATTATCAAAAAAAGAAATTTACGTTAAAGTCAATCCTATAGATTATGTATGGTTGAAAGAACCCGACATCCCATATCTGAAACTTTACACAACATCAGATGGAATTTATTTAAATGATAAATTTCAGATTCCAGAAGCAACTACAGACAAAACTTTAATTTTTGAATCCCCTAACGAAACTATTGCATCAGTAAATAATAATGGAACCATAACAGCAAACAAAAGCGGAACTGCAATAATAAAGATACACTCCCAGGAAACCGATGAAAACAACAAACCCTTGTACGAATACCAGATAGTTACAAGAGTTTTAGGAGACCTTGATAGTGAAGAGAACAAAACCTTATCTTCAGGACAGATAAAGCAAATAAGAGTTCAAACAGCAAAACTATCTGATATAGACGGAGATGGTTTTGTTGAGGACTATATTCCTATTAAACTCCATTTCCCGGCACCTGGGAAATATGAAATTCTTATGTTTGACAAAAAACTCTTAATAGATGATAGTTACGTGGAAGGGCAAATTTACCTTAACAACGGACCAGCAACAGGGACAACGATAAATACGGAAGGAGCTATAGAACTTGAAGTGGTGAATCCTTCTGACAATTATGAATTAAGACTTTATCCCAAAAATACAAATTATGAGACAGACTGCGACTTACTTCTTAAGATAGGCATATTCCCATCCGAAGAAATACCAGCATCCTTTCCAGAAACGCAGATTTATGCAGTATGGGACGGTAACTTAGAACCAAATGATGTCCCGGCTACCGCCTATCCGTTGCAACTTGGAAAAAGCATAGTTACAAATGTTAACTTATTCAGTTATGACACAGCTGACTATTATGTTCTTAAAAATCTAACCGAAGATACTTATACCGTCACTGTTACTGTCCTTGAAGGTACCGATTCCTCCTACTCTTACAACGGTTATGTCTACGTTGAACTCTACGACCCTCTCGGTAATAAAGTTGATTCCTATAAGGTTGCCGACGATGATTCCCCAGACCCGGGAGATTCGTTGACCTTTACTTTCAAAGTAATCACTCAAGGTGACTACAAAATTAAAGTCTACAGAGGTAACAATAGGTTAACTTATTATAGCCTGGTGGTTTATCCATCTGTTGAAAACGGATTGATTCAAGACGCTGAGGGTGAACCAAACAATTCATTACCAACAGCTACTCCTATTAACCTAAGTGAAACTATACAGGGAAAAGTCAATTTTGAAAGTTACGACACAGCTGACTATTATGTTCTTAAAAATCTAACCGAAGATACTTATACCGTCACTGTTACTGTCCTTGAAGGTACCGATTCCTCCTACTCTTACAACGGTTATGTCTACGTTGAACTCTACGACCCTCTCGGTAATAAAGTTGATTCCTATAAGGTTGCCGACGATGATTCCCCAGACCCGGGAGATTCGTTGACCTTTACTTTCAAAGTAATCACTCAAGGTGACTACAAAATTAAAGTCTACAGAGGTAACAATAGGTTAACTTATTATAGCCTGGTGGTTGAGAAATGA
- a CDS encoding ExbD/TolR family protein — protein sequence MIEFRKKKDDESILDIAPLVDMVFLLLIFFLLTNTYQKHQIGVSLPVTETGNEAKVEKKTYLIEIKPDGTILLNGKKVSINQLKKLPKTAEVDIAGDRKVNYETFMEVLDRLKEAGINNVNLLTIKK from the coding sequence GTGATAGAGTTCAGAAAAAAGAAAGATGATGAATCAATACTTGATATAGCACCTCTTGTGGATATGGTGTTTCTGCTTCTCATCTTCTTTCTTCTAACCAACACCTACCAGAAACACCAGATAGGTGTTTCCCTTCCTGTAACAGAAACAGGAAATGAAGCAAAAGTAGAAAAGAAAACATATTTAATAGAGATTAAACCTGACGGAACAATACTTCTAAACGGAAAAAAAGTTTCCATCAACCAGCTTAAAAAACTGCCAAAAACAGCAGAAGTGGATATAGCAGGGGATAGAAAAGTAAACTACGAAACGTTTATGGAAGTTCTTGACAGACTAAAAGAGGCAGGCATAAACAATGTCAACCTTCTTACAATCAAAAAATAG